A section of the Trichomycterus rosablanca isolate fTriRos1 chromosome 6, fTriRos1.hap1, whole genome shotgun sequence genome encodes:
- the LOC134316316 gene encoding E3 ubiquitin-protein ligase RNF182: MSNKSDLEGVVYTLEELECKICYSRYDARARKPKLLACLHRVCARCLKKMAEMESSPGVVSCPFCRHQTHLPDEEIWLLQDDSNILAILSYQEQVRKSGSVPAGEVLLTPTSLSGGEIGGNGNEGGREQAHSSSDCLVITIMEVPGESQSPDSTGMLNMVRLYRPASLDSLPCHVPVQKWRAWTSHTVPRFVMGFLCLIYFSSLPLGIYLLMIQKLTLGVILVSLVPSTLVLCVFYGFCQCLCHEIMEAITT, from the coding sequence ATGAGTAACAAGTCAGATTTAGAAGGTGTGGTCTACACGCTGGAGGAGCTGGAATGCAAGATCTGCTACAGCCGTTATGACGCACGTGCCCGCAAGCCCAAGCTGCTTGCCTGCCTGCACCGCGTCTGTGCTAGATGCCTGAAAAAGATGGCCGAGATGGAGTCATCACCCGGCGTCGTCAGTTGCCCGTTCTGCCGCCATCAGACACATTTGCCCGATGAGGAAATCTGGCTCCTGCAGGATGACAGCAACATCCTGGCCATCCTGTCCTACCAGGAACAAGTAAGAAAGAGTGGCTCAGTCCCTGCAGGTGAAGTTCTCCTCACCCCAACCAGTCTGAGTGGAGGAGAAATAGGAGGAAATGGAAATGAAGGGGGAAGAGAACAGGCCCATAGTTCCTCAGACTGCCTGGTCATTACCATCATGGAGGTACCAGGAGAGTCACAATCGCCGGACTCCACCGGGATGCTAAACATGGTGCGCCTGTACAGACCGGCAAGCTTGGACTCTCTGCCGTGCCACGTGCCCGTGCAGAAGTGGCGAGCATGGACATCGCACACGGTGCCACGCTTTGTCATGGGCTTCCTTTGCCTGATCTACTTCAGCTCGCTTCCTCTGGGCATCTACTTGCTCATGATTCAGAAGCTTACATTAGGCGTGATCCTAGTCAGTTTGGTGCCGTCCACTCTCGTCCTGTGCGTCTTTTACGGCTTCTGCCAGTGCCTGTGCCATGAGATCATGGAGGCTATCACAACATAG
- the zgc:109913 gene encoding regulator of G-protein signaling 9-binding protein, with translation MNLWRRSVGEIQAKKRQVSECEQAQAAFCKLTACFQQMATCLGSNTDSSILRDELEETRGLAHKICKGLHRRLLTLLIEMDQDQEDREQVERLWALLLCALENFQQELKKVTAIQHLFPLNKQRAMVNTGASGGGTEVAGRAATVQNPWVTTEAEQKPDLKDHVFVIDDMLREMLEKVNVPLWSVEPTHKAWAECTQQEEDDLLSEMLQVEVVSQDGGSRCCSHSNCRIGCIFCLLN, from the exons ATGAATCTTTGGCGAAGGTCAGTAGGAGAAATCCAAGCCAAGAAGAGGCAAGTGAGCGAATGTGAGCAGGCGCAGGCAGCCTTCTGCAAACTCACAGCCTGCTTTCAGCAAATGGCCACCTGCTTAGGGAGCAACACGGACAGCAGCATCCTGAGGGACGagctggaggaaaccaggggaCTGGCACATAAAATATGCAAAG GGCTGCACCGGAGACTATTGACACTGCTGATTGAAATGGACCAGGACCAGGAAGACCGCGAGCAGGTCGAACGTCTATGGGCGCTGCTCTTGTGTGCACTGGAGAACTTCCAGCAAGAGCTGAAAAAGGTCACAGCAATCCAGCATCTCTTTCCACTTAACAAACAGAGGGCCATGGTGAACACAGGTGCATCGGGAGGAGGCACCGAAGTGGCGGGACGGGCAGCCACGGTGCAGAACCCCTGGGTGACGACGGAGGCCGAGCAGAAGCCTGACCTGAAAGACCATGTGTTTGTGATTGATGATATGCTTCGGGAAATGCTGGAGAAGGTGAACGTCCCACTGTGGTCAGTGGAGCCAACGCATAAAGCATGGGCCGAGTGCACACAGCAAGAGGAGGATGATCTCCTGTCGGAGATGCTGCAAGTAGAGGTGGTGTCTCAAGATGGAGGATCCAGATGCTGCAGTCACTCTAACTGCAGGATAGGGTGCATTTTCTGTCTGCTCAACTAG
- the ube2c gene encoding ubiquitin-conjugating enzyme E2 C: MASQNLDPAAASSTAALKGNETAGNVSKGSVTKRLQQELMTLMMSGDKGISAFPESDNLFKWIGTIDGAQGTVYEGLRYKLSLEFPSGYPYNAPRVKFITNCFHPNVDENGFICLDILKEKWSALYDVRSILLSIQSLLGEPNNDSPMNSAAAELWENQEAFKAHLLATYKN; encoded by the exons ATGGCTTCTCAGAATTTGGATCCTGCTGCGGCTTCTTCTACAGCTGCATTAAAAGGAAATGAAACAGCTGGAAATGTCTCAAAGGGCTCCGTTACCAAAAG ACTCCAGCAGGAACTGATGACTCTTATG ATGTCCGGAGACAAGGGAATTTCAGCATTCCCAGAATCTGACAATCTTTTTAAATGGATTGGCACAATAGATGGTGCTCAGGGAACA GTTTATGAAGGCTTGAGATATAAGCTGTCACTGGAGTTTCCTAGTGGATACCCATACAATGCTCCTCGAGTAAAATTCATTACAAATTGCTTTCACCCAAATGTCGATGAGAATGGTTTCATCTGCTTAGACATTTTGAAAGAGAAGTGGTCTGCTCTTTATGATGTTCGATCAATTCTGCTATCTATTCAGAGTTTACTTGGAG AGCCCAATAACGACAGCCCTATGAATTCTGCAGCTGCGGAATTATGGGAAAATCAAGAAG CTTTTAAAGCCCATTTGCTTGCAACCTACAAGAATTGA